A region from the Candidatus Methylomirabilota bacterium genome encodes:
- a CDS encoding alpha/beta hydrolase codes for MQLRGTLPLLALLPLASPCAAFQEEVRTLATRAGVTDAFFLITPDAPPVASVVLFSGGEGVVGVGRLKNPGWGRGNFLVRNRRTFAGHGILVAVVEVPSDHKTGYGYGAFRASKEHAQDIAAVIAALRREASVPVWVVGTSMGTISAANAAARLREGGPDGLVLTSSVTRRSRVVGVTLSDVDLDEIRVPTLVVHHENDACVVTPIADAWTLPRRLKRAPKKEVVAFRGGSPVGDPCEGYAHHGYFGIDDEVVKAIADWIKAAR; via the coding sequence GTGCAGCTCCGGGGGACGCTGCCGCTCCTCGCGCTCCTGCCGCTCGCGTCGCCGTGCGCGGCCTTCCAGGAGGAGGTCCGGACACTCGCGACGCGCGCGGGCGTGACGGACGCGTTCTTCCTGATCACGCCCGACGCGCCGCCGGTGGCGAGCGTGGTCCTCTTCTCCGGCGGCGAGGGCGTCGTCGGGGTGGGGCGCCTGAAGAATCCCGGGTGGGGACGCGGGAACTTCCTCGTCAGGAACCGCCGGACGTTCGCCGGGCACGGCATCCTCGTCGCGGTCGTGGAGGTGCCGTCCGACCACAAGACGGGCTACGGCTACGGCGCGTTCAGGGCGAGCAAGGAGCACGCGCAGGACATCGCCGCCGTCATCGCCGCGCTGCGCCGCGAGGCGAGCGTGCCGGTGTGGGTCGTCGGGACGAGCATGGGGACGATCTCCGCGGCGAACGCCGCCGCGCGGCTCAGGGAGGGCGGGCCCGACGGGCTCGTGCTCACGTCGAGCGTGACGCGCAGGAGCCGGGTCGTGGGCGTCACGCTGAGCGACGTGGACCTCGACGAGATCCGCGTGCCGACGCTCGTGGTGCACCACGAGAACGACGCGTGCGTCGTGACGCCGATCGCCGACGCGTGGACGCTCCCGCGGCGGCTCAAGCGGGCGCCGAAGAAGGAGGTCGTCGCGTTCCGGGGCGGGTCGCCGGTCGGCGACCCGTGCGAGGGCTATGCGCATCACGGGTACTTCGGGATCGACGACGAGGTCGTGAAGGCGATCGCCGACTGGATCAAGGCGGCCAGGTGA
- a CDS encoding pyridoxamine 5'-phosphate oxidase family protein, whose amino-acid sequence MFKHVVTSEAELRDLLGSPSERAVKKDVAVLDEHCRAFLARSPFLLLATSSGAGRCDVSPKGDAPGFVRVLDERHLVVPDRPGNKRLDGMRNLLQNPHVGMIFLVPGREETLRVNGRAWIVRDAELLASLAARGREPLLAIGVEVEECFFHCPKAFLRSELWEPARWPGREALPSMASVIYDQVRPEGRTREEYQRESEENLKRTLY is encoded by the coding sequence ATGTTCAAGCACGTGGTGACGTCGGAAGCGGAGCTGCGGGACCTCCTGGGCTCCCCGAGCGAGCGGGCGGTGAAGAAGGACGTCGCGGTCCTCGACGAGCACTGCCGCGCGTTCCTCGCGCGGTCGCCGTTCCTGCTGCTCGCGACGTCGAGCGGCGCCGGCCGGTGCGACGTGTCGCCCAAGGGCGACGCGCCGGGCTTCGTCCGCGTCCTCGACGAGCGCCATCTGGTCGTCCCCGATCGGCCGGGCAACAAGCGGCTCGACGGGATGCGGAACCTCCTCCAGAACCCGCACGTCGGGATGATCTTCCTCGTCCCCGGGCGCGAGGAGACGCTCCGGGTCAACGGCCGCGCCTGGATCGTGCGCGACGCCGAGCTGCTCGCGTCGCTCGCCGCGCGGGGACGGGAGCCGCTCCTCGCGATCGGCGTGGAGGTCGAGGAGTGCTTCTTCCACTGTCCGAAGGCGTTCCTGCGCTCCGAGCTGTGGGAGCCCGCGCGCTGGCCCGGCCGCGAGGCGCTCCCGTCGATGGCGAGCGTGATCTACGACCAGGTGCGCCCCGAGGGCAGGACGCGCGAGGAGTACCAGCGCGAGAGCGAGGAGAACCTCAAGAGGACCCTCTACTGA
- a CDS encoding carboxymuconolactone decarboxylase family protein, with product MARVPLITTKDELPAEHHAAFDLITQSRGRVAGPFGVLLHSPEAAKRIAHLGAYIRFESALSGEQRELAILATARAMDCRYEWAAHVPLARKAGVRGEAIAAIRDKRAPAGLTPAEAEIVQFVTALLRAHRVDDGTYRTLHARFGARALVELTATAGYYAMIASALNAFDVQPEPGADLLPD from the coding sequence ATGGCCCGCGTGCCGCTCATCACCACGAAGGACGAGCTGCCGGCCGAGCACCACGCCGCGTTCGACCTCATCACGCAGAGCCGCGGCCGGGTGGCCGGGCCCTTCGGGGTGCTCCTGCACAGTCCCGAGGCCGCCAAGCGCATCGCCCACCTCGGCGCCTACATCCGCTTCGAGTCCGCGCTCTCGGGCGAGCAGCGCGAGCTGGCGATCCTCGCGACGGCGCGGGCGATGGACTGCCGCTACGAGTGGGCCGCCCACGTGCCGCTCGCGCGGAAGGCGGGCGTGCGCGGCGAGGCGATCGCCGCGATCCGCGACAAGCGCGCGCCCGCGGGCCTGACGCCGGCCGAGGCCGAGATCGTCCAGTTCGTGACGGCGCTCCTCCGCGCCCACCGCGTGGACGACGGGACCTACCGGACGCTCCACGCGCGCTTCGGCGCGCGGGCCCTCGTCGAGCTGACGGCGACCGCCGGCTACTACGCGATGATCGCCTCCGCGCTCAACGCGTTCGACGTCCAGCCCGAGCCGGGCGCCGACCTCCTGCCTGACTGA